In Streptomyces griseiscabiei, a single genomic region encodes these proteins:
- a CDS encoding rhodanese-like domain-containing protein: MTTPTALAPAQAAARFGEFTVIDVRTPGEYATGHLPGAHNIPLDRLDEATDALKKAAQRAPLLIVCASGARSAKGCEKLAAQGIDATTLEGGTTAWTAAGRETERPTGARATWPMDRQVRLAAGTLVLAGFLGGLAWTPAHWLSGAIGAGLVFSGATNTCGMSAALAKLPHNQPPKSAVSFQETLLRVAA; the protein is encoded by the coding sequence ATGACCACTCCCACCGCACTCGCCCCCGCCCAGGCCGCCGCCCGCTTCGGCGAGTTCACCGTGATCGACGTCCGCACCCCCGGCGAGTACGCCACCGGACACCTGCCCGGCGCCCACAACATCCCCCTGGACCGCCTCGACGAGGCCACCGACGCCCTGAAGAAGGCCGCCCAGCGCGCCCCGCTCCTTATCGTCTGCGCCTCCGGAGCCCGCTCCGCCAAGGGCTGCGAGAAGCTGGCCGCCCAGGGCATCGACGCCACCACCCTCGAAGGCGGCACCACCGCCTGGACCGCCGCCGGCCGGGAGACCGAGCGCCCGACGGGGGCCCGCGCGACCTGGCCCATGGACCGCCAGGTCCGCCTCGCCGCCGGCACCCTGGTCCTCGCCGGCTTCCTCGGCGGTCTCGCCTGGACGCCCGCGCACTGGCTGTCCGGGGCGATCGGCGCCGGACTCGTCTTCTCCGGCGCAACCAACACCTGCGGCATGTCCGCAGCCCTGGCCAAACTCCCCCACAACCAGCCGCCCAAGAGTGCGGTCTCGTTCCAGGAGACCCTGCTGCGCGTGGCCGCCTGA
- a CDS encoding signal peptidase II, which yields MTAPTTAVAPSGALKRRTGLLALAAALAGTDLGIKAWAERALPGSPIEGGPLDMELAFNSGVAFSFAADAPAWTVVAVTALITTAVAVVLWRTAATSRRPWGIALAAVLGGALANLIDRAPDGRVTDYLHTGWWPTFNLADVFIVCGGLLLVALSWREDRPGPGAKQNSSTPQ from the coding sequence GTGACCGCCCCCACCACAGCCGTGGCCCCGTCCGGCGCCCTCAAGCGCCGGACGGGGCTGCTGGCCCTGGCCGCCGCCCTGGCCGGAACGGACCTGGGCATCAAGGCATGGGCGGAGCGCGCCCTGCCGGGCTCCCCTATCGAGGGCGGACCGCTCGATATGGAACTCGCCTTCAACTCCGGGGTCGCGTTCTCCTTCGCCGCCGACGCCCCGGCCTGGACCGTCGTCGCCGTCACTGCCCTGATCACGACGGCGGTCGCGGTCGTGCTGTGGCGGACCGCTGCAACGTCCCGCCGGCCATGGGGCATCGCGCTCGCCGCCGTTCTCGGCGGCGCCCTCGCCAACCTCATCGACCGCGCCCCGGACGGGCGGGTCACCGACTACCTGCACACCGGCTGGTGGCCCACCTTCAACCTCGCCGACGTCTTCATCGTCTGCGGCGGCCTGCTGCTCGTGGCCCTGTCCTGGCGCGAGGACCGGCCCGGGCCCGGGGCGAAACAGAACAGCTCCACACCGCAGTAG
- a CDS encoding cation diffusion facilitator family transporter, with translation MSTTPASVPDVTGPAAHRAVRYAKFTIGYNVIEGVIAIAAGTVAGAVSLIGFGIDSGIEVAAAVVVLVRLLAEIKGGEPDEAKERRALKFIAITFFALAAYVTVEGVRDLFGGEKPDTSIVGIALTGLSIVIMPWLARAKRKAGLEMNSRLVVADAAETKLCAWLSVSTFVGLLAFGAFGWTWIDPVAGFVIAAFAIMEGKEAWEGELVCDDGCEDDDKPATATGDSSCSDGCK, from the coding sequence ATGAGCACCACTCCCGCCTCCGTCCCCGATGTCACCGGGCCGGCTGCGCACCGCGCGGTGCGGTACGCGAAGTTCACCATCGGCTACAACGTGATCGAGGGCGTCATCGCCATCGCGGCCGGCACGGTCGCCGGGGCGGTCTCGCTGATCGGGTTCGGCATCGACTCCGGCATCGAGGTCGCCGCCGCGGTGGTGGTGCTGGTGCGGCTGTTGGCGGAGATCAAGGGCGGTGAGCCGGACGAGGCCAAGGAACGCCGGGCGCTGAAGTTCATCGCGATCACGTTCTTCGCGCTCGCCGCGTACGTCACCGTCGAAGGCGTCCGCGACCTGTTCGGCGGCGAGAAGCCCGACACCTCGATCGTCGGCATCGCCCTGACCGGCCTGTCCATCGTGATCATGCCGTGGCTGGCACGCGCCAAGCGCAAGGCCGGACTGGAGATGAACTCCCGCCTGGTCGTCGCGGACGCCGCCGAGACCAAGCTGTGCGCCTGGCTGTCGGTGTCCACCTTCGTCGGCCTGCTCGCGTTCGGCGCCTTCGGCTGGACCTGGATCGACCCGGTCGCCGGCTTCGTCATCGCCGCCTTCGCGATCATGGAGGGCAAGGAAGCCTGGGAAGGCGAACTCGTCTGCGACGACGGCTGCGAGGACGACGACAAGCCCGCCACCGCGACCGGCGACTCCTCCTGCTCGGACGGCTGCAAGTGA
- a CDS encoding ArsR/SmtB family transcription factor, translating to MTMNSTAVGSTATTSCGAPSAAVALFRSLGDPARLAILKRLAEGEARVTDLVACVGLAQSTVSAHLSCLRDCGLITSRPQGRATLHSLARPELLDLLAAAEQLLAATGEAVDLCPAYGTHPAPEEPAR from the coding sequence ATGACGATGAATAGCACGGCGGTCGGCAGTACGGCCACCACCTCGTGCGGGGCACCCTCGGCGGCGGTGGCGCTGTTCCGGTCCCTGGGTGACCCGGCCCGACTGGCGATCCTCAAACGGCTCGCGGAGGGCGAGGCCCGGGTCACCGACCTGGTCGCCTGCGTCGGGCTGGCGCAGTCCACGGTCTCGGCGCACCTGTCCTGCCTGCGCGACTGTGGCCTGATCACCTCCCGCCCGCAAGGGCGGGCCACGTTGCACTCGCTGGCCCGCCCGGAGCTGCTGGACCTGCTGGCCGCAGCCGAGCAGCTGCTCGCCGCGACCGGCGAGGCCGTCGACCTGTGCCCCGCCTACGGAACCCACCCCGCCCCCGAGGAGCCCGCCCGATGA
- a CDS encoding class I SAM-dependent methyltransferase gives MILDHFGAAKVDALDLDAAMVAKARRRLADRPGRVRLEAGDATDLKAAFGAEDGTYDAAFDFAIIHHIPDWRSAVAEIARVLKPGGVFVFDEVTAHALARPTYRRLFDHPEHDRFTAREFLAELPRHGLAVTGAFTRISGDYLLGTARKRAANRG, from the coding sequence ATGATCCTCGACCACTTCGGCGCCGCGAAGGTCGACGCCCTCGACCTGGACGCCGCCATGGTGGCCAAGGCGAGGCGCCGCCTGGCCGACCGGCCGGGGCGGGTGCGCCTCGAGGCGGGGGACGCCACCGACCTGAAGGCGGCCTTCGGCGCCGAGGACGGCACGTACGACGCGGCGTTCGACTTCGCGATCATCCATCACATCCCCGACTGGCGATCCGCCGTCGCCGAGATCGCCCGCGTCCTGAAGCCGGGCGGGGTCTTCGTCTTCGACGAGGTCACCGCACATGCCCTGGCTCGCCCCACCTACCGCAGGCTCTTCGACCACCCTGAGCACGACAGGTTCACCGCACGCGAGTTCCTGGCCGAGCTGCCACGCCACGGCCTGGCGGTCACGGGCGCCTTCACCCGCATCAGCGGCGACTACCTGCTCGGCACCGCCCGAAAGCGGGCAGCGAACCGGGGCTGA